In Dromiciops gliroides isolate mDroGli1 chromosome 5, mDroGli1.pri, whole genome shotgun sequence, the following are encoded in one genomic region:
- the PTN gene encoding LOW QUALITY PROTEIN: pleiotrophin (The sequence of the model RefSeq protein was modified relative to this genomic sequence to represent the inferred CDS: inserted 2 bases in 1 codon): MQSQQQQQQQHRRKFAAAFLAFIFILAAVDIAEAGKKEKPEKKVKKSDCGEWQWSVCVPTSGDCGLGTREGTRTGAECKQTMKTQRCKIPCNWKKQFGAECKYQFQAWERXDANHCLKTRTGNLKRALHNADCQKTVTISKPCGNLPNPNHKVDYDYYAKIAKCEGEVQM, translated from the exons ATGCAGtcacaacagcagcaacagcagcagcatcgTCGAAAATTTGCAGCTGCCTTCCtggcattcattttcattttggcagctgtggacATTGCTGAAGCTGGCAAGAAAGAGAAACCAG aaaaaaaggtgaagaaatcAGATTGTGGGGAATGGCAGTGGAGTGTGTGTGTCCCGACCAGTGGGGATTGTGGGCTGGGTACCCGAGAGGGCACCCGAACTGGTGCAGAATGCAAACAAACCATGAAGACCCAAAGATGTAAGATCCCATGCAACTGGAAGAAACAATTTGGAG CAGAGTGCAAATACCAGTTCCAGGCCTGGGAGAG TGATGCAAATCACTGCTTGAAGACAAGAACGGGAAACCTGAAGAGAGCTCTTCATAACGCAGATTGCCAGAAGACTGTTACCATCTCCAAACCATGTGGAAACTTACCAAACCCAAACCACAAGGTAGATTATGATTATTACG